The Aspergillus flavus chromosome 2, complete sequence region GGCTATCATTGCTTCTGGGTCGGATGACAAGACCATCCGCCTGTGGAATGTGCTGACGGTATGCCCCCTTCCTTCGTCTGACAGCCATTCTCCACTAAGTCTTACCTGCCGTATAGGGCAAAGCGCATTCGATTCCCTTCGTTGGCCACCATAATTACGTCTACCAGATTGCCTTCTCGCCAAAGGGCAACATGCTGGTCAGCGGTTCTTACGACGAAGCGGTATTCCTCTGGGACGTGCGCTCCGCTACTGTGATGCGTTCTCTCCCCGCGCATTCCGACCCCGTCGGCGGGATTGACGTCGTCTGGGACGGGACCCTCATAGCGTCATGCGCGACCGATGGGCTGATTCGAATCTGGGATACGGCAACGGGCCAGTGTCTGCGCACGCTGGTCCATGAGGACAATCCACCGGTCACGTCGGTGAAATTCTCACCCAATGGCAAGTTTGTCTTGGCCTGGTCGCTGGACGACTGCGTACGGCTGTGGAACTACGTTGAAGGACGCTGTATCAAGACCTACCAGGGGCACGTGAACCGGAAATACAGTCTGTCGGGTGGTTTTGGTACATACGGAGTGCGTGGAGCACCGCCCCATGCCTTTGCTGTTAGCGGGAGTGAAGATGGAGCTGTTCTATGTTGGGATGTAGTAAGCAAGAAAACCTTACAACGGATTGAAGGGCATACGGGCGTGGTCTTGGGCGTCGACACTTGCACGCTGGGCGACAAGCGGTTAATGGTAAGCTGTGGGATCGACCAGACGGTGCGGGTGTACGAggaggtcgaagaagacGGCCGAATGGAAACCGATGCGAAAGAATCTCCCCCGGCGATCAATGGGACTGAGCCAAATGGAACCGAACCAAATGGGATTCTGCCAAATGGGACAACACAGAACGGAGCAGAAGGACACGATACAAGTGAGCAGCAGGACACCGGAGATACCCAAGAACCTCAGGACACGGAGATGGCAGATGCTGATACCGTTCCGGAGGGATGAACTTTTTCTTATTGACTTCCCATTCTTCTACACTGTGTAATTTACCTACTCTACATGGGTCGGCGTTTGGCAGGATATACTGTACTGTATAATAGACGATAGGATCATGACGATTATTGAATTTCACGATACCAAAGACACGATAGTCTCCGGATTCTCGTCATCCGCAATGCTTTACTCTGAGAAAGACTGATGAGGAAAGAGTACTTTGGACCGACGCACCCCCGGTTACCGGATGAATTCGGCcaaaatatagaaaaatacaTTCGGTTTTGGGACGATGTCCGACACAGCAAAAGAACACCAACCCCCACTGTCCAGTATGGCAAATGCCGCTTATGAAAGAAGGCTGGCGCAGGGGTTCAGAATCAGTAAGAGAAGAAGCTATAGATGAGTCGGAGCTTCAGTTGGTTCGCTTGTTAGACAAGCATTGGGCTGGTGTCACGGCCAAACATTTCTGCTCTACGGAAGATGGTCGACTCGGTTGGGCCCCTAGACGGGGCCCAGCCTGGTGATTTGGTCTGTGTCTTTGATGGTGCGACAGTGCCTTATGTGCTGCGGCCTCGTGCTAGGGAATATGAAGGGGTGTTTTCTTTGGCGTATTGGCGGAGGTTGTTGGCACACTAGACATTAGGAGTTTGAAGAAGCGAACATCTAGACACtgaattattataataaccAATGCTGCAAAGTTTAACGTTTACAATGCACTGTGTGTCTATGAAAATATCAGTATCTGAGTAAATTTTAGTTACAAAGCTGAACGAATTGTATATCGACTAACAGGGGACATGACTCTAGTACAAAACACCCAGTTCACACCAAGGACTCTAGACTAGACTGCCCTCTCAGTTGGCCCTACGGCTGGCCCCCTTGCTAAGATTCTGCCGAAAGAACTGAGTGATCTTGCCAAAGGGGATGAGATCCACGCGATCGTAGAGGTCGACATGACCGGCTCTAGGCACCCAAAACAACTCCTTCGGTTCCGCCGCACGCGCATAAGCATCCTCGCTGAACTCGCGCGAGTGTGCTTGATCACCGGAGATGAAGAGCAACGGACGCGGCGAGATAGTCTCGATATCGTTGAAGGGGTAGAAGTTCATGAACTTGACGTTACTCGAGAGCGTCGGGTGCGTCGTGAGGTTCGGCGTCGTGCCCTCAGGCGTGAACTCGCCTCGCGGGGTGCGGTAGAAGTCATAGAACTCGCGTCCGACAGCGGGCGTATCGGCTGTGAGCTCATCCGGGGTGCCGCTGGTGTACTGAATCTCGCCACCTTCTATCTCGGTCCAGCGCTGCTGCGCCGCCTCGGCGATGACCTCCTTGCGCTGCTCGAGGCTCTGAGACTTCTGCAGCCCGTTGCGGTTGGAAGCGCCCATGTCGTACATGCTCGACGTCGCAATGGCCTTGATACGCGGGTCGATCTTCGCTGCGCTGATCACGAAGCCACCGCTGCCACAGATACCGAGGGCACCGATACGCTCGCGATCGACGAAGTCCTGCGTGCCGAGATAGTCGACTGCCGCGCTGTATGCCTCGGCATAGAGGTCCGGTGACACGCCGTTGCGCGGCTCGCCCTCGCTGCTACCCCAGAAGGAGAGATCGAGCGAGACGGTGACGAAGCCCTGCTCGGCCAGCTTCGTGGCGTAGAGGTTCGCGCTCTGCTCCTTCACGGCACCCATGGGGTGACCGACGATGATAGCTGGCGCGTTGACGCTGCGGGTGAAGTTGTTGCGGATGAAGAGGTTGCCCCCGATTTTCATCCGGTATTGGTTCTCGAAGGTGATCGGCTGGACGGTGACGCTGTCACTGCGGTAGAAGTTGTCGGCTCCGAACGACATATTCTGGGCCATTGCTGACATTGTATTGACGATTGTCATCAGACCAAGAGCGGCGATGCCGcttcccatcatcttcatgatgctgttgctgcggTGGGTTGATGTCTGTAAACTGAGGTAGTAACTATGAAGGTTTGAAGATGGATTGCTTCTAATTCAGGCGGCATGTCGCTGCTCTTATATCCATGAGATAGGCAACAGGACTCTGCACTGCCATCACCCAGCATCAACCCAAGCAACTATTGATGTCATCACCAGAGTAACCCTACAGAATACCAGACCGAGGCCGCGCGTTGCCAATACCCTTGAGCATGAAGCCATCGCCATGCCAAGATAGACGATTGGTAATGATCCCCTCAACTGGTCCAGGTTCATGATGAAGAAAACCCGCTCGGCCCGTTGGACAGCCTATACTCCGATATATATTAAGGTTAGATAGAGCAATGGTAGTGGAGCCCCTAATGCAAGTTGCTTACTTGTGGGGCCGGGAAACCAGAAACCCTTGGATTTCGCCCATGAAACCCACTCTACCCTGCCTATGAAGTTCGACCATTCCTAAGATATCCCTACCTCCATGTCGATCCATAACTGCAAGTGGCTTATGCACTTGTGCAACCATGGGTCGGGGTGGAATAGATGTACCCGGCGCATGGCAGTGCATTCGCTATCGTAGCACGGATAGATTCTGAGTCTGAAGAACTCGATCAGGTCGCTCGCCGAGACCTTCGGGATTGAGCTCGGTAGCTGTGGGAGCTCTAGGCAGCACTGTTGATGTCTGCTTCATTGTGACAACTGTCTATGAACTCCGAGACCGGAAAGCTGCACACTGATACAGCCCCTAGAATATACAACTCCGATGGAGATAATGTCCCGATCCACCCTCTTATCGACAAAGCTCTAGAAACTTAGTATAAACTAGGTCCATTTGAGAGACCAGCCACTACAGTGGAAGACTGCAGAGCAATAAAGGCTATATCATACTGGacattattctctatattcGGGCACAATGCCATTGCTAAAAGAAGTATGAAGTCGAGAGGCAGATTAGTCCCTCAATGGAAGTTGTTGCAGCCGAATACTATTCTGAAGGAGATTGGTGAGGATAGGGCAAGGACTCATCCGCTTTGTTGATAGGGTTAGGAATGATGGGATATTTCTGACTCGTAGACCTATTGGTAGTATAAGGATGGTGATAGGATCGGTACAGAGGCATCAGTTATTTATAAGTTATCATAATCCACTGCATGCTTGCAGATGCATTTAATTTATTATGAAGAACTGAGATCTTTCTTCAGACCTCTAAAGTAGCATCAGACGGgaactatatatatgtgATCACCTATAGAGTAAACAAGACATGTCTTACTAGAACTTGAGGACCACAGATATATTGGCCAAAGACGCCAATAAAACCAATATGCAATAGATATAAGCAAGGAAAAGACTTATGCATAGCGGAAtagcaagaaaaaaaggggtGGCGCATGCCCTAGCACTACTTATATAGTCATCCGTAGGTTTTATATATAGCGCATAAACCACCACAAAAACATAGACACAGGTTTCGTCAGTCACACGCCAACGTGACCATCTTTAAATTGAAAGAATACTCATCAGCACATATTCCTTCACGTTTGTTGCCTTCGGTagatatatacaatataTCCGTGGTGATAGATGAGTATGTCATCGGATACGATCACCCACATGACGGGCCCGGATCAAGTGATTCCAAATGTCAGGCTGGACTCAGAGTCGACGATCTGACCAGGTAACATTATTACTCCCTGACTAGAATTTAAAGAACTCTTATAAAGCAAAGACCCTCCAGCCAAGCTTAATTCACTAGTACATCTCTGGAAGCTTGTTCCTGCTATACATCGCCCGGGTTTGGTGTCTACTCGTCAGAACATAAGAccaagaaaatcaaagcaagACACTAAACAAGATATCTTTGAATCAATACCGCAGTATACAAACCTATACCAACTCTCTTCTATATCTCAGCAAACCTACATCATTCCAGCACCACCCAACTCAGCCCCATCCACCCAAAACCAAGCCCTAATATCCACCTCCTACtacaggaagaaagaaaatgtgCTTCCTGGAAGTCGACGAAGGCAAAGGCCCCTGTATCAGAGTCGTCGAATTTAGAAACCCACCTATGCGCGTTGCAATCCCGCCTCCCTCGCATCGTCGCCGTCGCAgacacagcagcagcagtagcagctctagctccagctccagcagTAGTGATAGCCACGACTCAACCAGCGTGTGTCCTCCACGGCACGCTCACGCTCACTCTCACCACTGCGAGTCCCCGCGGTCGTCATATACTACTGTGTCGAGGCGGAGGATTCGTACTGTGGAAGAATCTGTTCCGATTTCAAGATGGAAGGGGTGGTGGCTTGGGAGTCGGGATTTCGTGCCTGAGCGAAGGTGTGTGGAGTACATTGAGCCTGAAGTTAGAGAGGtgagggggagggagagggagagaaggagacctatgtgggaggaggatgtggagtaTATTCGGGTGTAGAATTGTTGGAAGACATCTTGTTCATGGGAGTTTTTGTTGGTTATGGAGTTGGGAGTTAGGGTTTGGGGTCTatgggggggggggaaggtGGTTTTCGTTTGGGTTTCCGGATTACTTGGTCAAAGTGTTTCTtgacttttcttcttcttcttctttttctaattctttcTATCCCATTTTCTGGGTTTCTTTCCTGTTGATCGAACAAATCCAAATCGAAGAAGTGCATGGTGTATCCGTGGCTATACTGCCAAATGATCTCATCCCGAACCAAGCATTGATCAGATAAGCTTAGGAGAAACTCgcgcccccccccccccccagCCTTACAAAGAGCACTCCTATCCATGGTAACTTTGCTTCGCTTTGTCTGCATTCGGACAATATGACTTCAAAGCTTCCGCTTATCCCGCATGACGTCAGTACTGTGACCACGATCGATGCGATCATAAAGTAAAAGTATAGGGCGCTGATCCTCCCCTTACATGAACATGGGTTCGTACTTTCGAACATTCAGTATAACCTGATTTAGTATTGCTCTAACCTGTGAACATCAATTGTGTATACCATTCACTAAGCTGTATTGTTTGACCTGCGAGGAAGGCGCACTTCTCAATTAGGATATTCTACCAGTAGCTCGACAATCCCATTTCGCCACTTCTGAAAAAGTTGCTGAGACTAGTGTCGATTCCGTTGTGATTTTGTACAGTTTCATCCACAACCATGTACGAACGAGGATCAATGGCAGAGCTTCAGTGCAGGGCTAATATGACCTAGGAATCGAAGCCTTTCTGTGCGAAGGAGGAATTCGGTTCCTTCGCGGAGCCGCTTCAGTTTCGCAACGCTGCGCGGCACGCAGCAGCCTGAACTGAGCAAGAGGATGAACCGCCTGATCAAGAACG contains the following coding sequences:
- a CDS encoding WD repeat protein gives rise to the protein MDGNNHRSKRRRLDRSPSHENGYIQSPVESSSDELAAGSDHDEAERRRASWTLQKALPPKRPNTRLRSFSGSESPDELAVDADVYWRSRNRGRNSSPSEVSAAGPSSEHYQDEEEVDADVDDNESPMEGDAEPEQAYSDRSPTPVPPPPPPPPPKPDKINYQQKFLLRGHLRGVSAVRFSPDSTMIASGGADGAVKVWDTLTGRLVHTFEGHLAGISTISWSPDGAIIASGSDDKTIRLWNVLTGKAHSIPFVGHHNYVYQIAFSPKGNMLVSGSYDEAVFLWDVRSATVMRSLPAHSDPVGGIDVVWDGTLIASCATDGLIRIWDTATGQCLRTLVHEDNPPVTSVKFSPNGKFVLAWSLDDCVRLWNYVEGRCIKTYQGHVNRKYSLSGGFGTYGVRGAPPHAFAVSGSEDGAVLCWDVVSKKTLQRIEGHTGVVLGVDTCTLGDKRLMVSCGIDQTVRVYEEVEEDGRMETDAKESPPAINGTEPNGTEPNGILPNGTTQNGAEGHDTSEQQDTGDTQEPQDTEMADADTVPEG
- a CDS encoding putative alpha/beta superfamily hydrolase; this translates as MKMMGSGIAALGLMTIVNTMSAMAQNMSFGADNFYRSDSVTVQPITFENQYRMKIGGNLFIRNNFTRSVNAPAIIVGHPMGAVKEQSANLYATKLAEQGFVTVSLDLSFWGSSEGEPRNGVSPDLYAEAYSAAVDYLGTQDFVDRERIGALGICGSGGFVISAAKIDPRIKAIATSSMYDMGASNRNGLQKSQSLEQRKEVIAEAAQQRWTEIEGGEIQYTSGTPDELTADTPAVGREFYDFYRTPRGEFTPEGTTPNLTTHPTLSSNVKFMNFYPFNDIETISPRPLLFISGDQAHSREFSEDAYARAAEPKELFWVPRAGHVDLYDRVDLIPFGKITQFFRQNLSKGASRRAN